The Alkalilimnicola sp. S0819 DNA segment GTGAGCAGCATGGAGTACACCAGCCCGCAGGGCAGCCAGCCCCAGACCATCCCCGCGGCCCAGGCCTGCAGTGGGTGGCGCACGGGCAGCAGGCGCCGGGCGAGGGGGCTCAGCAGCCGCCAAAGCCGGGCGCCCGCGACCTCCATGTGGCGCAGGCCGCGCCAAGCGGTGGCCAGTTGCAGGCCGATGGCGATCAGCACCAGGCCCGTCATCAGGCGCAGGGCGATGGACCAGGCGGGCAGGTTCAGCAAGGTGCCGAGCCAGCCGCCCAGGGCCCCCACCAGCGCGCCGGCGATGGCGTAGCTGCTGATGCGGCCCAGGTTGTAGAGCAGGTTCAGCCCCAGACCCGCCAGCCGGGAGGGGCGCTGGGCGCTCATGCCCAGCGCCGAGGCGATGCCACCGCACATGCCCAGGCAATGACCGCTGCCCAGCAGGCCCACCAGCAGGGCGGCGGTCAGGCTGGTCAGGGGGTCAGAGTGCATCGTCGCCTCCTTGCTCGCCGTCTTCGGGCGTCGCCCCTGGTTCGCTGTCGTCCTGCTGGCCCCGACCCGGGGCCGGGGCCTTGTCTTCCATGAGAATGCGGTAGGCGGGGCTGTCCAGATCGTCGAACTGGCCATTGTTCACCGCCCAGAAGAAGGCCCAGATGGCCACGCCCAGTAGCATGATCCCCAACGGTATCAGCACCAGGATGATGTTCATGTGCGCGCCTCCGTCACCCCAGCAGCGGCCAGCGGTGTGTTCCGGGCGGCCCGGCCCAGGCGCAGGGAGTTGAGCACCACGATCAGGGAACTGGCGGACATGCCGATGGCCGCCAGCCAGGGCGGCACCAGGCCGACGGCGGCGAGGGGCAAGCCGATGAGGTTGTAGCCCAGCGCCCAGGCCATGTTCTGGTGGATGATGCGCAGGGTGCGCCGGGCAAGGCGCACGCCGTGGGGCAGCAAGCGCAGATCCTCGCGCAGCAGTACCGCGTCGCTGCTGGCCCGAGCCAGGGCCGTGCCGCCGCCCATGGCGATGGACACATCGGCTCCGGCCAGCACCGGGGCGTCGTTCACGCCATCGCCGATCATCGCCACCAGTTCGCCTCGACGGCGGTATTCGGCCAGACGTTCGAGCTTCTGCGCCGGGTCCAGTCGGGCGGCGTGCTCGTCAATACGCAACTGCCGCGCTACCGCGGCCACGGTGGCGGCAGCATCGCCGCTGGCCATGGCCGCGCGCAGCCCCAGCCCGCGCAGCTCATCCAGCGCCACGGCGGCCTCCGGGCGCAACTGGTCGGCCAGGCGAAAGGCCGCCAGCCAGCCTTGCTCGCCGCCGAGCAGCAGTGCATCGGCGGGCAGTCCGGCCGGTGGCGGGCCGGCGAGCGCCGCCACGTAATCCGCCCGGCCAATCCGGTAGCGCTGCCCGTCCACGCGCCCCTGCACGCCGGCCCCGGGCTGGTAGCGTTGCTCCTCGGCGGCGCGGGGAGCGCGGGGAAAGGCGCGGGCCAGCGGGTGCTCGGAGCCCTGCTCCAGCTGTGCGGCGATATTCAGGCAGGCGCTCTCGTCCTCGGCCCCCAGCGGCAGGGTTTCGGTAATGCGCAGTTGCCCTCGGGTGAGGGTGCCGGTCTTGTCCAGCACCAGCCGGTCCACCCGGGCCAGATTCTCCAGGGTGTCGGGGCGGCTGATCAGCAGCCCGTCCCGGGCAAGCCGCGTGGTGGCGGCGGTGAGCGCGGTGGGGGTGGCCAGGGACAGGGCGCAGGGGCAGGTGACCACCAGGGTGGCCAGCACCACGGGCAGCGCGCGGCTTGGGTCAATCTGCCACCAGACCAGCGCGATCAGCGCGGCGACCACCAGCACCGCGATCACGAAGACCCGGCCCACCCGCTCGGCGGTCTGGGCCAGGCGCGGGCGTTCCGCGGCGGCTCGCTCCAGCAGTCGGCCGATGGCCGAGACCACGGTGTCCGCGCCCACCTGCTCCACCCGCATGCGCAGTGGGTGCTCCAGGTTCAGGCTGCCGCCCACCAGTCGCGCCCCGGTGCCCCGGGGCAGCGGTTCCGATTCGCCGCTGAGCATGGATTCGTCCAGCCGACTTTGGCCGGCGATCACGACACCGTCGGCGGGCACGGATTCGCCCGGGGCGATGATGACCACATCGCCCACCCGCAGATGCCGGGCGGCGATGCGCTGCTCGGTGCCGTCGGGCTGCAGGCGCAGGGCCGAGGCGGGCAGCAGTTGACTGAGCGCCTCGCCCAGGGCGCCGGCCCGGTGGCGCGCGGCCATCTCGGCGTAGCGCCCCAGGGAGAGGAAGAAGATGAACATGGTGACCGAGTCGAAGTAGACTTCCTCGCCGCCCCGGAACGTCACCCACAGGCTCCAGGCGTAGGCGCCGCCCATGGCCAACGCCACGGGTACGTCCATGCCGGGGCGGCGGGCGCGCAGATCCCGCGTCGCGCCCTGGAAGAAGGGGGCCCCCGCGTAGAACAGCACCGGGGTGGCCACCAGCAGGCTCACCAGCCGCAGGAAGTCCTGATACAGCGGCTCCATGGCCTGCACCGCGCCCAGGTACAGCGCTACCGCGTACATCATCACCTGCATCATGCCCAGGCCCGCCACGGCCAGGCGTTTGAGTGCCCGGCTGCGTTCCCGCTCGGCCGCTCCGGCGGCAGCTTCGCTGCCCACCGGGTGGGGGGTGAAGCCCAGCGCGGCGATCAGTCGCAGCAGCTCGCTCAAGGGCCGGCGGGCGGCGTCCCAGCGCAGCAGTGCGCGGCCGCTGGCGGGGTTGACCCGGATCTGCTCCACGCCTTCTTCTCGGGTGAGCGCGTGCTCGATCAGCCAGCTGCAGGCCGCGCAGCTGATGCCCTCGATGAGCAGGCGCGCCTCGCCGCGCCCGTCGTCCAGGGGTTCCACGAAGTCCTGCTGCAGGCTGCCATCGTCGAGCAGGCTCCATTCGTCCCGACCGCCATCCTCGGGCTGGGGCGTGGGGGCGGTGCGATAGCGGTAGAAATCGTCCAGGCCGGCGTCACGGATGAAAGTGGCGGCGGCCTGGCAACCGATGCAGCACACCGGACGCGGCTTGTCGTCGATGCGTACGGTGCGGTGCTCGTCGGGCGGGACGGTGTCGCCGCAATGAAAGCAGCTGACCATGGTTGGTGGCTCCGGCGCGGCCTAACCGCGCGGTGCGAGTTGCAGCAATTGCTGGTCGTCGGCCAGTTCACCGGCCAGGCGCCATTCGGCGCCCAGCGGCTGAATCTGCACCAGCCAGCGCCCGGGCAGGGTGTGTTCGCTCTGGCCCCGGTACACGCCTGCCTCGTCGGCACGCAGCTCCAGGTCCAGGTCCCGATTGCTGAGCGTGGGGTGGGTCAGCCGCAGCTGCAGGCTCTGTGGCTGCGTCTGTGCCCCCTGGAGTATCAGCATGATCCGGCCCTGTTCTCGGGCGATGTTCAGCCGGGCGCTGAGGCCGCGCTCGGCGGCCGCCCGGTCCAGTACCTGACGCTGCTCGGTGATCAGGCCGATCTTGCCGTAATCGTCCACCACCAGGCTGTCATGGCCGCTGGCGGCGATTACCAGGGTGAGGATCCCGGCGACCACCACGGAGCCGGGCAGGGCGATCAGGAACCAGGGCCAGAATTGCTTGTACCAAGGCGCATGTTCGCCGGGCATGGATGGCTTACCTCACTGGGGTATGGAAACGCGTTTCCACACTGTAACGCTGTTCCGGCTTGCCGATGGTGACCAGGATCAACTGGATGTTGTGTCCGCCGCCCCGGGCGAAGGCGCCGGGCTCGGCGCTGACCCGGGCCGCGACGCGGCGAGATGCGCCGCTCGCCACCGTGAACGTCTCCGGTGTGGTGATGATGCTGAGGCCCGGGGCGCCGGCCACCTCCAGGCGGAAGCGGGCGTCCTCACCGCTTTTGTTCATGGTGTGCAGGGTGTAGACGTTCTCGATCACGCCGCCGGCGGCTTCGCGATAGAGGGCGTTGCGATCGGGCAGCACGTCCATGTCCAGGGGGGAGCGCATGGCCAGGGCCGCCACGGCGCCGCCGGTGATCAGGGCGAGCAGCAGGCCGTAGATGAGGATGCGCGGGCGCAGGATGCGGCTGCGCTTGCCCGCCAGGGCGTTCTCGGTGGTGTAGCGAATCAGCCCCCGGGGGTAGCCGACCTTGTCCATCACGCTGTCGCAGGCATCTATGCAGGCCGCGCAGGC contains these protein-coding regions:
- the ccoS gene encoding cbb3-type cytochrome oxidase assembly protein CcoS codes for the protein MNIILVLIPLGIMLLGVAIWAFFWAVNNGQFDDLDSPAYRILMEDKAPAPGRGQQDDSEPGATPEDGEQGGDDAL
- a CDS encoding heavy metal translocating P-type ATPase, translated to MVSCFHCGDTVPPDEHRTVRIDDKPRPVCCIGCQAAATFIRDAGLDDFYRYRTAPTPQPEDGGRDEWSLLDDGSLQQDFVEPLDDGRGEARLLIEGISCAACSWLIEHALTREEGVEQIRVNPASGRALLRWDAARRPLSELLRLIAALGFTPHPVGSEAAAGAAERERSRALKRLAVAGLGMMQVMMYAVALYLGAVQAMEPLYQDFLRLVSLLVATPVLFYAGAPFFQGATRDLRARRPGMDVPVALAMGGAYAWSLWVTFRGGEEVYFDSVTMFIFFLSLGRYAEMAARHRAGALGEALSQLLPASALRLQPDGTEQRIAARHLRVGDVVIIAPGESVPADGVVIAGQSRLDESMLSGESEPLPRGTGARLVGGSLNLEHPLRMRVEQVGADTVVSAIGRLLERAAAERPRLAQTAERVGRVFVIAVLVVAALIALVWWQIDPSRALPVVLATLVVTCPCALSLATPTALTAATTRLARDGLLISRPDTLENLARVDRLVLDKTGTLTRGQLRITETLPLGAEDESACLNIAAQLEQGSEHPLARAFPRAPRAAEEQRYQPGAGVQGRVDGQRYRIGRADYVAALAGPPPAGLPADALLLGGEQGWLAAFRLADQLRPEAAVALDELRGLGLRAAMASGDAAATVAAVARQLRIDEHAARLDPAQKLERLAEYRRRGELVAMIGDGVNDAPVLAGADVSIAMGGGTALARASSDAVLLREDLRLLPHGVRLARRTLRIIHQNMAWALGYNLIGLPLAAVGLVPPWLAAIGMSASSLIVVLNSLRLGRAARNTPLAAAGVTEART
- a CDS encoding sulfite exporter TauE/SafE family protein, which produces MHSDPLTSLTAALLVGLLGSGHCLGMCGGIASALGMSAQRPSRLAGLGLNLLYNLGRISSYAIAGALVGALGGWLGTLLNLPAWSIALRLMTGLVLIAIGLQLATAWRGLRHMEVAGARLWRLLSPLARRLLPVRHPLQAWAAGMVWGWLPCGLVYSMLLTAAVSGGPAQGAGVMFAFGAGTLPAMVLVGSAAHSLRRWSNHRGLRRGAGVLIVFFGLWTLATPLMALSGGGHHGM
- a CDS encoding FixH family protein, yielding MPGEHAPWYKQFWPWFLIALPGSVVVAGILTLVIAASGHDSLVVDDYGKIGLITEQRQVLDRAAAERGLSARLNIAREQGRIMLILQGAQTQPQSLQLRLTHPTLSNRDLDLELRADEAGVYRGQSEHTLPGRWLVQIQPLGAEWRLAGELADDQQLLQLAPRG